In one window of Zhihengliuella sp. ISTPL4 DNA:
- a CDS encoding DUF1640 domain-containing protein: MLLDVPMSTPRVQRMVSPSIPTGRAGLDPGYAKSISKGKAFAVPPQHSLIREDSTVSALHRENAGSAPEYRDILCPPIDTGGMPLNDPQVWTLIGIFVTTMLGGMGLMTTQFTRVLRAEIGGLRGEMTGEIGSLRTEMTTEIGSLRTEMTTEIAGLRTEMTTEIAGLRTEMTAETTRLRVEIGGLRSDMTTEIGSLRTEMTTETIRLRAEIGGLRSDMTTEIGTLRTEMTTEVAGLRTEMTTETTRLRAEIGDLRTDMTTEITSLRTETTNEAGGLHAALAALHGMMMREVGGLRAAMGALHGAMIGLRGEMIGLRGEMTARLDGLDHRLDRLEVKVDDLDKEMTNLAARFWRSQ; the protein is encoded by the coding sequence TCGATCCCGACGGGCCGTGCCGGCCTGGACCCAGGCTACGCGAAATCGATTTCAAAGGGCAAGGCGTTTGCTGTTCCTCCACAGCACTCACTGATACGGGAAGACTCCACAGTCTCCGCCCTCCACCGGGAAAACGCCGGTTCAGCACCGGAATACCGTGACATCCTGTGCCCTCCGATCGACACTGGAGGCATGCCCTTGAACGACCCGCAGGTGTGGACCCTGATCGGCATCTTCGTGACGACGATGCTCGGTGGCATGGGACTCATGACGACGCAGTTCACCCGCGTGCTGCGTGCCGAGATCGGCGGACTGCGTGGGGAGATGACTGGCGAGATCGGCAGCCTCCGCACCGAGATGACCACCGAGATCGGCAGCCTCCGCACCGAGATGACCACCGAGATCGCCGGCCTCCGCACCGAGATGACCACCGAGATCGCCGGCCTCCGCACCGAGATGACCGCCGAGACCACACGACTGCGCGTCGAAATCGGTGGGCTGCGCTCCGACATGACCACGGAAATCGGCAGCCTCCGCACCGAGATGACCACCGAGACCATACGACTGCGCGCCGAAATCGGTGGACTACGCTCCGACATGACCACCGAAATCGGCACCCTCCGCACCGAGATGACCACCGAGGTCGCAGGCCTCCGCACCGAAATGACCACCGAGACCACACGACTGCGCGCCGAAATCGGCGACCTCCGCACCGACATGACCACCGAGATCACAAGCCTCCGCACCGAAACGACCAACGAAGCCGGTGGACTCCACGCAGCGTTGGCGGCGCTGCACGGAATGATGATGCGCGAGGTCGGAGGGCTGCGCGCGGCGATGGGTGCGCTGCACGGAGCGATGATCGGGCTGCGCGGCGAGATGATCGGGCTCCGCGGCGAGATGACCGCACGACTCGACGGCCTCGATCACCGCCTCGACCGACTGGAGGTGAAGGTCGACGATCTCGATAAGGAGATGACGAATCTCGCGGCGCGATTCTGGCGCTCGCAGTAG